The following coding sequences are from one Lycium ferocissimum isolate CSIRO_LF1 chromosome 3, AGI_CSIRO_Lferr_CH_V1, whole genome shotgun sequence window:
- the LOC132048903 gene encoding uncharacterized protein LOC132048903, with the protein MVKGKKYILNPLTPYQVSEDYRVMRELQEKYQREEKEKSEKETLLVISGEGTSQDGSMKCLLAKPSNCLKGVDERHFMVCLVNKDLLLNSNQATSTLPSSMSSLLQEYEALFPAEMPDGLPLLRGIEHQIDFAPGSQIPNKSA; encoded by the coding sequence ATGGTCAAGGGGAAAAAGTACATTCTTAACCCACTAACCCCTTACCAAGTGAGTGAGGATTATAGAGTGATGAGGGAGCTTCAGGAAAAGTATCAAagggaagaaaaggagaagagtGAGAAGGAGACTTTGTTGGTCATAAGTGGAGAAGGAACATCTCAAGATGGTTCCATGAAATGTTTGTTGGCCAAACCAAGTAATTGCTTGAAAGGAGTTGACGAGAGACACTTCATGGTGTGTCTTGTCAACAAGGATCTTCTCTTAAATTCTAATCAAGCTACTAGCACTTTGCCTAGTAGTAtgtcttctcttttgcaggaataTGAAGCCTTGTTCCCGGCGGAAATGCCCGATGGATTACCTCTCTTGAGGGGTATTGAGCACCAAATCGACTTTGCGCCGggttcccaaattcccaacaaatCGGCTTAA